Proteins found in one Oryza glaberrima chromosome 4, OglaRS2, whole genome shotgun sequence genomic segment:
- the LOC127771285 gene encoding protein argonaute 2, whose amino-acid sequence MEHEHGGGGRGRGRGRGGGRGGGGGDGRGAGYGGGGGGVGGRGGRGPAGGGGGRGYEPGGGRGYGGGGGGGGRGYGGGGGGGGYESGGGRGYGGGGRGYESGGGRGPGGGGRGHESGGGGGRGGNVWAQPGRGRGGAPAPAPAPAPAARRIQDEGAARSSGTVERIASTEVVRVQPPAPPVAVSRSGTRVPMRRPDGGGSVSKAKVKLLVNHFIVKYRQASTVFHYDIDIKLDISSPKASDKELSKGDFLTVKDELFKDESFRRLSSAVAYDGKRNLFTCAELPDGLFRVKVRSRTYIVSVEFKKKLPLSQLSELPVPREVLQGLDVIVREASSWRKIIIGQGFYSQGRSVPIGPDVVALKGTQQTLKCTQKGLILCVDYSVMPFRKAGPVLDLVQKSVRYLDYRTTLNKHQLDTLKNELKGQRVTVNHRRTKQKYIVKGLTDKPASQITFVDSESGQTKKLLDYYSQQYGKVIEYQMLPCLDLSKSKDKQNYVPIELCDLLEGQRYPKASLNRNSDKTLKEMALIPASRRKEEILELVNADDGPCRGEIAQQFGISLDVQMMEVTGRTLPPPSLKLGTSSGQPCKFNIDQPNCQWNLMAKRLAEGRVLQCWGVVDFSANSGQHALNGNMFIDKVVRKCCDLGVQMNRNPCYVQLLDMEVLSDPHQLFEELNKAKQAAASKKQKLQLLFCPMSDQHPGYKTLKLICETQLGIQTQCFLSFLANKQQGQDQYMSNLALKINGKIGGSNIQLFGESLPRISGAPYMFIGADVNHPSPGNVESPSIAAVVASVDQGASKYVPRIRAQPHRCEVIQHLGDMCKELIGVFQKQNRVKPQRIIYFRDGVSDGQFDMVLNEELADMEKAIKTKDYSPTITVIVAKKRHHTRLFPKDLNQQQTKNGNVLPGTVVDTGVVDPAAYDFYLCSHNGLIGTSRPTHYYSLLDEHGFASDDLQKLVYNLCFVFARCTKPVSLATPVYYADLAAYRGRLYYEGMMMSQPPPSSAASSSSASSSGAGASDFRSFPALHEDLVDNMFFI is encoded by the exons ATGGAGCACGAgcacggtggcggtggccgcggccgcgggagGGGTCGCGGtggcgggcgtggcggcggtggcggcgatggtcgCGGAGCCGGttatggtggcggtggtggtggtgtcggcGGGCGCGGTGGGCGTGGgcctgctggtggtggtggtggacgcgGGTACGAGcccggcggcgggcgtgggtacggtggcggcggcggcggtggtggacgtgggtatggcggcggaggcggcggtggtgggtaCGAGTCCGGCGGTGGGCGTGGGTATGGCGGCGGTGGACGTGGGTATGAATCCGGCGGTGGGCGTggacctggcggcggcggccgtgggcacgagtccggcggtggcggtggccgcggcgggaACGTGTGGGCGCAGCCGGGGAGAGGGCGCGGAGGAGCCcccgccccggcgccggcgccagcaCCAGCAGCGAGGAGGATCCAGGACGAGGGGGCCGCGAGGTCGTCGGGTACCGTTG AGCGCATTGCTTCTACTGAGGTTGTAAGAGTACAACCACCTGCACCCCCAGTTGCTGTGTCTCGTAGTGGCACGCGTGTGCCAATGCGAAGACCTGATGGTGGAGGCTCAGTATCGAAAGCCAAGGTCAAATTGTTGGTGAACCATTTTATAGTTAAGTACCGACAGGCATCAACTGTTTTTCACTATGACATAGACATCAAGCTTGATATAAGTTCCCCCAAGGCTTCAGACAAGGAGCTCTCCAAGGGAGATTTTCTTACTGTCAAGGACGAGCTCTTCAAGGATGAGAGCTTTCGGCGGCTTTCATCAGCTGTTGCTTATGATGGAAAAAGAAATTTATTTACTTGTGCTGAGCTACCAGATGGTTTGTTTCGTGTCAAAGTCCGTTCACGGACTTACATTGTATCTGTGgagttcaagaagaagcttccTTTGAGCCAACTCTCGGAACTGCCTGTGCCCAGAGAGGTCTTGCAGGGGCTTGATGTCATTGTGCGTGAGGCCTCTAGCTGGCGCAAGATTATCATTGGTCAGGGATTTTACTCGCAGGGCCGCAGTGTGCCCATTGGGCCGGATGTTGTAGCTCTCAAAGGAACCCAGCAGACCCTGAAATGCACTCAGAAAGGACTGATCCTTTGTGTGGACTATTCGGTTATGCCGTTTCGCAAAGCTGGACCTGTGTTGGATCTTGTTCAGAAGTCTGTGAGATACCTTGACTACAGGACAACACTAAACAAACACCAATTGGACACTTTGAAGAATGAACTCAAAGGCCAGCGTGTCACTGTAAATCATAGGAGGACAAAGCAGAAGTACATTGTTAAAGGTTTGACTGATAAACCTGCAAGTCAGATAACTTTTGTAGATTCTGAATCAGGACAGACCAAGAAGCTTCTTGATTACTATTCGCAGCAGTATGGCAAGGTTATTGAGTATCAAATGCTTCCATGCTTGGATTTGAGCAAGAGCAAGGACAAGCAAAACTATGTGCCGATTGAATTGTGTGATCTTCTTGAAGGGCAGAGATACCCAAAAGCAAGCTTAAATAGGAATTCTGATAAAACACTGAAAGAAATGGCTTTGATCCCTGCctcaaggaggaaggaggagattCTGGAGTTGGTGAATGCTGACGATGGGCCTTGCAG GGGTGAAATTGCTCAGCAGTTTGGGATTTCTTTGGATGTACAAATGATGGAAGTCACTGGTAGgacccttcctcctcccagcCTAAAACTTGGCACCTCCAGTGGCCAACCCTGCAAATTCAATATTGATCAGCCTAACTGCCAGTGGAACCTTATGGCGAAAAGACTAGCAGAGGGCCGGGTGCTTCAGTGCTGGGGCGTCGTGGACTTCAGTGCAAATTCTGGGCAGCATGCCCTGAATGGGAACATGTTTATTGACAAGGTTGTCAGGAAGTGCTGCGACCTTGGCGTACAGATGAACCGTAACCCATGCTATGTGCAACTGTTAGATATGGAGGTGCTATCCGATCCACATCAGCTCTTCGAGGAGCTTAACAAAGCTAAGCAGGCGGCAGCCAGTAAGAAACAGAAGCTGCAGCTCCTCTTCTGCCCAATGTCTGATCAGCATCCTGGGTACAAGACGCTGAAGCTTATCTGCGAGACGCAGCTGGGGATCCAGACCCAGTGCTTCTTGAGCTTCCTCGCGAACAAGCAACAGGGACAGGACCAGTACATGTCCAACCTTGCTCTGAAGATCAACGGCAAGATTGGAGGAAGCAACATCCAACTGTTTGGTGAATCGCTCCCGCGGATCTCCGGCGCGCCATACATGTTCATCGGCGCCGACGTGAATCACCCATCGCCGGGGAACGTCGAGAGCCCGTCGATTGCAGCAGTGGTGGCCTCGGTGGATCAAGGCGCCAGCAAGTACGTGCCAAGAATCCGCGCTCAGCCTCACCGCTGCGAGGTGATCCAGCACCTCGGCGACATGTGCAAGGAGCTCATCGGCGTGTTCCAGAAGCAGAACCGCGTGAAGCCCCAGAGGATCATCTACTTCCGCGACGGCGTCAGCGACGGGCAGTTCGACATGGTGCTGAACGAGGAGCTGGCGGACATGGAGAAGGCGATCAAGACCAAGGACTACTCCCCGACGATCACCGTGATCGTGGCCAAGAAGCGGCACCACACCAGGCTGTTCCCCAAGGACCTGAACCAGCAGCAGACCAAGAACGGCAACGTGCTCCCCGGCACGGTGGTGGACACCGGCGTGGTCGACCCGGCGGCGTACGACTTCTACCTGTGCAGCCACAACGGGCTGATCGGGACGAGCCGGCCGACGCACTACTACAGCCTTCTGGACGAGCACGGCTTCGCCTCCGACGACCTGCAGAAGCTGGTGTACAACCTCTGCTTCGTCTTCGCCCGCTGCACCAAGCCGGTGTCGCTGGCCACGCCCGTCTACtacgccgacctcgccgcctaCCGCGGCAGGCTCTACTACGAGGGCATGATGATGTCGCAGCCGCCACCGTCttccgcggcgtcgtcgtcgtcggcatcctcctccggcgccggcgcttcCGACTTCAGGAGCTTCCCGGCGCTGCACGAGGATCTGGTGGACAACATGTTCTTCATCTGA